DNA sequence from the Halobacterium sp. DL1 genome:
GCGTGAGTTCGACGCCAAACAGCGCTACCGCCAGCAGAGACAACAGTGAGCCCATTCCGTAGGGGTTGTTTTCTGCTGGGCGGATTAATACTTTGCTCAACGAAGGCGCGGCGACCGCCGCGGGCGAAGCGTTTACCCGGGAATCGGGCGAAATGGCGGATATGAGCGCGCGAGAGACACCAGCCCGGCCGGCCCACAGCGACGCCCACCTCACGCTGTACAGATTGCAGGCGTGCCCGTTCTGCGAGCGCGTCGTCCGGAAACTCGACGAACTGGACGTCGACTACCACTCCCGATTCGTCGAACCGCTGCACTCCGAGCGCAACGCCGTCCAGCGGATCGTCGGCGTGCGAACGGTGCCCGCCATCGTCGACGACGAGACGGGCGTGGC
Encoded proteins:
- a CDS encoding glutaredoxin, producing the protein MSARETPARPAHSDAHLTLYRLQACPFCERVVRKLDELDVDYHSRFVEPLHSERNAVQRIVGVRTVPAIVDDETGVAMAESANIVEYLEATYGGGA